ATTTCAACTCAATGGATCATGACACTCACACACAGAATGAGAACAAATAATAACGAAATCATTAATATGCCGGCGATGCGAATTATTGACAGTTTGACACATGTAATACGTCTCTGTCTctctcatgaaaatgatttctataATGTTAATTTGAATTGTCGCCATCTTTTTCTTGCTTCAAAATCTGAATAGatctttttagtttttttttgttcatcCTTTTCTTTGtaacaaaaatacaaaaagttGATAGGAACTACTCCAATTTGTTTTGGTCCtcgtaatattttattttaatttcttcatttgcaaataaaataattaatcgaAGTGTATCCCTTAAAAGGTTCAAACAGAACGTAATGTTTATTGAAACTCTTTTAATTTGTCCCTTCTTTGAACAAGTATTGCGGTTAAGTCAATTAACAAAGACGGTATTCAGAATAAGTGAAATTTGGGAGAATTATAGGAGGAAGATTTGTCTTAAAAACCTCGCTGGGCTTTATTGAATTAAACACGATATATGACGGTCATGGATATAATATTGGGCCTGTTATGCTGCAGTCTTCCTTGGGCTATTGCTTTAATGGGCCCTAAATCCAGCTAATCTGAACAATTGATTTCTCTTGTATTTTCTTATTGAATAATATGCCAATAAATACTTAGAATTGTATATAAATATCAATATCCCAATTCTATTTTTAGCTATCTGCACTCATCCCATTCAGCTTGAAATATATAGTTGTCTAGTTGAATGCATGCACAGAGTCTTACAAAAGCATATTAAATTTGGTAatactcttttttttattgGCTTAAACTTTTGAATTtatgagccgagggtctatcaaaattcaaaaataacatcTCTATCTTTACAAGACAAAGATttccttcatcttcttcttggTGGTACGGCTCCAAGGACATGCAAGGTTGCATCCATATTATCCTTTTCAAATTTTACTTGTAAAATTAgactaaatatattattgttaatcATAAAGTTTTGAATGTATCCCAAATTAGAAACCGAGATTAAAAGTCAACTATTTTGAAAATTGTCCCTTCGATGATCCAAGATGATATTTTCCTACAAGTAATATTGGTAGGACcacaaaattaataaattttgacCCCACTGATataatatgaaagtaatgggACAGGTGGCATTAATTAAGTGCAGAAATTACTTATCAACAGTGCGATATAAAATCAGGATAATAATATCAagtgatttctttttatttgttttagtaTTAATGGATAGAGTTATATGATATTTGCTGGTGATGCATTTAAGGTGACAGGTAACTTGTAGAATTAGTTCGTCAAGAGATGTAAAAGTTGATATAAACATCAcgattataaaaataaattaaaaaaagtccAGAAGTTGCTGGTGATGCATCTAAGGTGACAGATAACCCGTAAAATTAGTTCGTCGAGAGATGTAAAAGTTGATTCAAACaccaaaattataaaaataaattaaaaaaaaagtgcagAAGTTACTGATTGACAACTTGACTTAGCATTCTTTAATATTTAGtaagtactattattatttgtgGCAATGGCAACATAATTGTGGCGTGTTGTTGTGGATGTTACGTTTATGCGAAGAAAATCAACAATATAATATAGTTTGGTGCTGCAGTCACTTATTGTCAGTCTTATCAAGACCTAATTATATTGTTTTATGCACTATGATTGTCCAATCCTTTATTAATATTGCATAAGTTTAATAATTtattgtaaatattattttattttgttcatGAATGCGCTGAAACGTCGCATTCTTCCTGGATTACTGGTGTTACATTTAACAATATCCCATGTTTCATGGTTTGAAAAATCCTTATTCCTTAAaccttagtttatttttttataaataagcaacAGATTGATGTATTTATAGATTTGACTATGTATTAAAACAGGTAGAAAACACATATGTGGATGATGATGAATTGTAGACATATGCAGCGCGGGCAAAGTTAGTTAGAGTTGACAaattcattcaattttttttcaatgaaaaattacattatttatttatgaatgattaaaattaatatttatgtatatatatatatatattgacaagttcattcaaatttttttcaatgaaaaattacattatttatttatgaatgattaaaattaatatttatgtatatatatatatatatatatatatatgatggtatTGAACCCCTTTAATTTGAACTTAGGCTCCTTTATATTTGAAccctttaataaaaaatatgattttaccACTGATCAATAGTTGTCTAATTATTACCAACACATAATTAATTGACCTATGGGAGACATCGTATCTCCACTTCTCTAAAACTATATATATTACAAGCTTTCAATATTAGTGTTGCCTGATAGTTGCTACCACTTTacagttttttattttttatttttatacaataGAAGCActaccttatatatatatatatatatatatagtccaatCTTATCCACACTCGATTAGTCTTAATAAAATCCACGAAATGATGATAGTTTCAATTATTGAATGTACCGGAGTCCGGAGAATAGAGACTATATATAGAGCCTCACCGGTATTTATTAGCCTAAAACTTCGATAATTACCATAATTATTAGCACTCATTAAAAGTTTAGTACTCCACATGTTCATTTgatttgaatacaagttatgatgcgattagttatgatgagataaattATATTGACATTAgttaagatggaataagtaatgctgagattaatttttattgagtgtttggtttgttgtattcaaaataatatgcattgcataaattttaaaaaatagattgtttctttacaaaaatatcattcactttatttagttttttatattttctttgcaagctttaattattcaatattcattcttaaaataaaacttttatcttctttaccttaaatatttttatgtgtgcatTTTCATGATGTccgtatgtatttaaaaataaaactttcttcttatttaatttaaaaatagaattttaattttaatttttgttaaagtaaaaaaatgatttattagAAATCAACATTTTATATACTTCTCGAATATGGATGTTAGCTCATAATCtagcaaagttttctatttatcCTACTATATATAGAGTTTTTTGGGATTTGATTTTTTCGTGTTGAATCGTAAATAATATAGTGATATCATATGAACATTTAAAACAAATTATGAAAGTAACATAATGAAGTTGcttacaataaaaaaaaaaagtaaatactctctctccatatttacttgtccactatattaaaaatagacgTCCAATAATATTTGTTcaatttatgaatttaaaaaataattttacacttaatttctaatttacccttatcattaattatagtcattttcctgttatattttttaagaaattataattattatatttaaagagtaaaatgataaaattatctttttatttatgatttcttaagaaATATACAAAATTAAAAGTGAATAAATATTATTGAACCAAGGAAAGTAAGCATTAATTTTCATGTTTGAATGGACATATGAGCCAAGAGAAAAGTGGACAAAACTTTGTAGCTCATCTTCTTGGATTTTGACGTCTCATATAAAAAACGTACCACAAACATGCTTATTGTTGAAAAACAAGACAAACTACACTTGTCCCTCTAATTAATAAGAAGTTTCCTTCAACGACAAGGAAATTTATGCCTTTTAAATCATTTAGCTCACTTGTGCTACCTTCCTCTAAGGACAAGGAAATtttgtttttcaaattattCCACTTCTTGTTGAGTTCTATTATatagatttaaaatttataaatttaattcttttttaagtTTTTGTTATTGAAAAGTTATAAGTTTATATTTATTATCTGTTGTATTTTGTAAATTCTTacacataaatatataatttatataaaaaaatattgagtttagatAAATTCGATAACATCACTTTGCATACTGTATTATCTAAAGAAATTAACAGTACTATTAGAGATGAAACGCTTTAATTTTTTAAGTATGCCCCTCTTTGTCCTTggtatatttgtttttaaaccAGGCACAGAAAGAAagttcaaataattttatataggATGGTCAAGATTGAATGttcttttttcataatttaccTCTCCCACTGTTTACTATAATGCCGACAAAGTAAATTTTCtttcaagttttaattatttcagaaaaatagtaaattttttatgtaaaaaaaataaagacaagTGAGTTAAAAGTCAATCAAATTCATTTCTTTGGACCAAAACATGAAGATGGGGAACCAGTACAAGAATATATATTGctagaagaaaaaagaaaaatatcaatgAGGAGAAGGAGAGCCTTCTTTCATGGAGATTCTAAGAAAAGATAAGATGTCCTTTATTCTTCTGACCGGACTCTCAATTTTATAGGCTAAAAAAGTCGAATCGTCACTTGCTCTGATGCTATGCTTAAAGCTGATTGGGGATATTAGAGTCTGTTTGGatgacttaaaaaaagtaacttttatgtataaagtgcttttagaattttgaagtgctgaaagttatttttataaataatcaaTTGAGTGTTTGGagaaaagtgcttaaatgaggaaaatgatgtgaattttagggttaaaagaataaaaaaagtagtttgagaatttaattaaaatataagagatataaaagtaatttatatggtcaaaaaaatgactttaagcacttagaaaaaaaaagttaggaatcttaatttttcatttttgactgctttaagaactttatggtttaaagttaacattaggcaaacacgtccaaaagctaaaaaagagctccaaacgggctcttaattgTTTATCTTTCCAAGAGTCATTACGAGAATGTCGAACGATAAGGTAGCTTCTCCCGGAAAAAGGTCAGCTAGGCTTCTATGAAATCAGAGCTTTAATGCATCGAATTATCTTTTTATACGGATTGATGCTAAATTATTTCAGATCACACCAAAAAAAATCCTTTCAAATTTCCTCAAGTTATAACAACCATTTATTCCATCTTAATTTAATCATGTATCACGATCTGATTTGTCCTTTTACTAGACTCGATTTTTTTTCCTATACATTAATTAAGAAGAATTCATTCTGTATTGGATTTTAACAAAATAAAGAGTCCAAGATAGATGTAAACCATCTGTAAAGTAACTTGGCAATGATTAAAGTGCATCCTATTAAAAATGAAAGTGATCTCATTCGACCTCAAAATATCTAATTAAAGaggaataaaatatttttaaaaatatatatataaataacatatcATGTGATATATTATTGAAATAAAGATTTGGAATACCAAATTAAGAAAGAACTATCTTTCTacacaaattaaaaataaaataaaataaataaattgaaattaaaattatttgttttcaaAAATTAAGCAAATACAATAGTAATGTGCTTTTTACCATAATTTTATAATGTGAAAAAAATGTCCTATTTAGAAGGAAAATGTAACAGAAAATAAATTTGGgaataaattatgtattcagcctaattttttaaaaaaggaaaggagAGGCATCATTTTCAAGTGGTGCATTCCCCACTAATTATATCTCTCCTTTTCAACGACTACCACTTCTCCAATTTATCTTATTACTTGTCATTCCTACCTTACCAAACAAAAATCTTGAATACATAGtttgtttataaattttatattattaatttttaaatgtttttaacTTTTCAAAGTTGGCccaaatcaatttttaaaatttttcaaaaaaaaagagtaaaatatatgttaaatacttgtaaaaaattttaaaaatttctcaCCTGTTGTTTAGTATCGTTATTGAAGTCCGattaaacttaaaattgaaCTAAATTTTTTTACATAAAAGATAAAATGCTTTTTAACAAAAACAAATTTGTATCGAGGACTCAGACCTTTAGTTGGATTAATTTCAAAGTTTCAACAGGATATATAAAAGATAAAACCCCACAAAACTACTTTCAAGTATTCCAAATCCCAAATCACTTTTTCCCCGTTCTTATTATAgcttcctttttcattttcaacTCTCTCACAGTACCTATTCCTTTTTCCCTCAACAATTCCCATCCCTTTGCTTTATTAGTTAAAAATAGTAATAGAAGCCATACAGATTGGGAAATAGCCAAAATCTTGTTCGTCAAGCCCTATATGCTTtcttgaaagagaaaaaaaatgggtTGAGGTAAGaggaacaagaagaagaagaaaaaggggtgttgattcttgttgttgttgttgaagaagaagaagaagaagaaatggtGATAAGGAAAGTTGGGAAGTATGAAGTTGGAAGGACAATTGGAGAAGGAACATTTGCTAAGGTTAAATTTGCTCAAAATACTGAGACAGGTGAAAGTGTCGCCATGAAAGTACTCGATCGAAGCACTATCATCAAGCACAAGATGGTTGACCAGGTGGGTGTTTgtttttcccccttttttttgAATTGGGTATTTGAAGAATGAGAAAACCCCCATTGCAACTGGATAATCCATGGATGAAGCTTAAGATTATAGAGTAACTAGTTAAATTTGCATTTTGTAAATGCTCACTTTGACTTGTTGTAAGccttttgatattgttgaattTATGGAATAAGTTTTCTATTAATAAATGTGATAAGTTGACTCTTCCCTTTTTAGATCAATTTATGAACCTACTTGAAATTTTAGttaattgttgagctaaaatAGAGTGGCTTTTACTTGTTGTTTAGGATGTTAGTTAATTGACTATGCCATCATGAATGCGGGATTACGCCAATTTGTGAGCCTGCAAAGCATTTGAGAGGACACTGTTTGTTATATGAGTCCCCttcataaatagaaaaaatgttGATTCTGCTGAAAAATGAAAGACCTGTAGGTTAATGATGCTATCTGAACTCTGATGAACAGATTCGAGTTAGTTTGTAGATCATTTTTGCCAATGTGTATAAATTGCTGCTAGCTAACAGTTCCTACTTTAGTTGAATCTATTACAGTTCAGCATTTCAAGAATTCTCTTTGAATGTCAATTCCTAAGGCATTTCTTTCTGTGCGTAGAGATTCAAATTGTGTAAACTTGTGTTTGTGGTATTAGTTATCAAGCTTATGGTATGGAGGCAATGTTTCTATTTGAatataatttactttttttgGTTCTCTAATAGGAGCTTTCTGCATTTTTCATCTTGCAGATTAAGCAGGAGATATCCATAATGAAGCTTGTTAGACATCCATATGTAGTTCGATTGCATGAGGCATGTGCCAAAACAAGTGCAGATGACTTTCAGTTTCCTGAAATTTGTTGCCTGTTTCACTTTTAGGTTACTGGTGTTGGAGAGATTTCTTGTGCTGATGTGCACTGCTGATATAAAGAATTTTTTCTGTCAGGTTATAGCAACTCGCACGAAGATCTATATTATCTTGGAATTTATCACAGGCGGTGAACTGTTTGATAAGATAGTAAGTCGCACCTTAAAATGGATCAAGGACAAATGCAGATTATTTTGATTCTTCTTAAGCACTTGAGCATATATTCACCTTTAATAATCTCTGGTATGCGTAGGTCCACCATGGACGATTAAGTGAGGCCGAGTCTCGTAGATACTTTCAGCAATTGATTGATGGAGTTGATTATTGTCACATCAAGGGAGTTTATCATAGAGACCTAAAGGTACTTGTAAACAGAAAAGTAAAATCGAGAGAGCAATAAGttattatgcttttaaatgaaaatattaattccACTTTCGTCTTTGCTCAGCCTGAAAATCTTCTGCTAGATTCCCAAGGAAATCTGAAAATATCAGATTTTGGACTTAGCGCATCACCTGGCGAAGTAAGGTCCATCAAAACACTACCTTTTGTTTCTCTATTATCAAGAATACAACAATACTGGCGTAAGTCTTTATGCTGCTAACTGCTGCTGCTGATGTTCTAATAGGGAGTCAACATTCTTAAGACTACATGTGGAACTCCCAACTATGTTGCACCAGAGGTAAGTTAGGCAGCTTCCGTTATAGTACTCTTAGTTCTTTGGTACATGTATATCTTTGAATGAGTTGTTTGATCATTGATATATATCCTTTACTGTATTATGGATTAAGACGTCCCTTTTCATCCTTGTTGTTGGAACTTTTTATTAGGTTCTTAGTCACAAAGGTTATGATGGTGCTGTGGCTGATATCTGGTCCTGTGGTGTCATCCTTTATGTTCTGATGGCAGGTTATCTCCCCTTTGATGAGGTTGATCTCACTACACTGTATGCAAAGGTAGAAGCTTTGCATTTTCATGCTGACAATTTCACATTTCATCACAGTAAAAGAAGATTATTTTATAACAAAGTTTAGTTACCAACAagtatgtttatatttttctgcAGATTGACAAAGCAGAGTTCTCCTGCCCGTCTTGGTTTCCTGTTGGAGCAAAATCTCTGATACATCGAATTTTAGACCCAAATCCTCAAACCGTGAGTACTTAATCAGAGAATGTACACATATTAGATTATGTCCTTAAAATATCTGTTTTGGAAACTTAATCCGTCACAAAATATTTTACCCATTGGACTTGTTACAGATTGCAACTTATCCATTCTGTGTAGTATTTATTAACAAACTTGTCAAATCGGAAGCAAGAAAGGAACTTTGGCATAAATCCTTTTCCTTTTCTCCTCTCTTCTTCCCCCTCAAATAAATTAAACCATATTTGCTACCTCTAGCATTCTCCTTGCCACTTCTTTTTTGGGGTATAAGTCAAATTTCATTATTATAGAGCTAGattttctcaaaataatatGTACTAGATGTTTATGTGACTTAAAGTCGTGCTCAGACAAATATTAAAATTTCCAGTTATCTATACTACTCTCCAttactttttcttccttttattttcattcTCCTCCATCTCCTTGGCTTCTCATCTAAACCTTACTACTCTTTTTTTATGGTTCATGTGGATATAGGTGCTTCTATCTACTGTTTTGCTTCTTTCCAATGAGAAAGAACAGGGAAAATGAATGGAAGGAATCTAGCAAAAGgatagaagaaaaataaaagaacaaatatgCAGGTTCTACATTGGAAAGTGGAAAgaacaataaaagaaaagagagcaAAGAAAGAAACTTGTTGCTATTTGTGCTGCTTTGCTTCTCTACATTTTTGTTACGTTTCTTGTATTCCCGTGCTCAAATTTCAGTTTTTCGTGATGATCTCCATTGTCATGGACTGAAGCAGAAATCCAGCAACTTCTTCCTTTTGGGTTTCCCCTtccatttttcttctttgtatGGTCGTTATTGCTGACAGTATCCAATTGTTGGAACTATTCTTTTGTGCATTAGACCTTTTTCCGcactttttttgtttctttgtctaatttttctattttgacCTTAAATTTCCTTGCCATCTTAGTACTAAATTATCAATAGACATAGAACAACTGAGGAAGACAAGAGGGGAAAGAGCAGAAGGAGGAGAACTGTTAAGATAGCATCTGGGGATTGCATAATGGATGGTGGTCGTTTCAAGGAaaggaaaaaatttaaaaggaaaaaggatCTCTCTAAGTCTTTATTTCACTGTTATATATACCTGGcgtatttttcaaaataaccTAATTGCTAAGTTGCAGCTTTTAGAAAGTTCTGTGGTGAGATGCTAATTTTTTTCTTGCTTCTTGAGCTATTTACTCTCTAAAGTAGGTTATACTTTCTATTACATGAATTAATTCTACCTTAGAATTGCTTTTGGAGTGTAGTAGCCGCGTTGAGGTTAAAGCGATGTACAATAATGTTGACCATGAAGATAAATTTAGTCTTTTACAAAAGCTAACATATTCTTACAGTGTTTTATTACTTAGTATTTCCTCTATTTTGTTCAGCGTATTCGGATTGAAGAGATCCGTAATGATGAGtggtttaggaaaaattatgatCCTGTCAAAGTCATGGAGTATGAAGATGTCAATTTGGATGATATCAATGCAGCTTTTGATGATGAGGTTGGTGAAACTTTGAATTGCTACTTTTGCTATATAAAACATTTTGATGTTGAACTAGGATTTTAAGTGAAATTTTTGCCAAGGCTTGCTTGGTGGGAAGCTGTTAAGTAGCTGGCTGAAGCATCAGTTTGTACTTGTTTGTTGCTCAAGTTGAAAGTCCTGTTATCATTAAGTTGAGAATGTTATTGTTTAATGTTGAGTAAGAAAACATATTGGGGCTATCACTTGGATTTAGATGATGGAATAGTTTTGTGAAGGCGTGTTCATTGTTACTGTTTGCGTTATTTAGATTCTTTCTGAACTTTTTTGTGTGGAGAAACGGAGGATATGCtccaaaaaatgaaagaaagttCAATTTGATAGGAATTCTGGTAGTGTTTGGTATGATGAAAAGT
This region of Solanum dulcamara chromosome 9, daSolDulc1.2, whole genome shotgun sequence genomic DNA includes:
- the LOC129902609 gene encoding CBL-interacting serine/threonine-protein kinase 8 isoform X1, with product MVIRKVGKYEVGRTIGEGTFAKVKFAQNTETGESVAMKVLDRSTIIKHKMVDQIKQEISIMKLVRHPYVVRLHEVIATRTKIYIILEFITGGELFDKIVHHGRLSEAESRRYFQQLIDGVDYCHIKGVYHRDLKPENLLLDSQGNLKISDFGLSASPGEGVNILKTTCGTPNYVAPEVLSHKGYDGAVADIWSCGVILYVLMAGYLPFDEVDLTTLYAKIDKAEFSCPSWFPVGAKSLIHRILDPNPQTRIRIEEIRNDEWFRKNYDPVKVMEYEDVNLDDINAAFDDEEEATNEQCDNVDAGPLALNAFDLIILSQGLNLSILFDRGQDSMKHHQTRFLTQKPAKVVLSSMEVVAQSMGFKTHIRNFKMRVEGLSVNKTSHFSVILEIFEVAPTFFMVDVQKAAGDASEFLKFYKNFCGNLEDIIWRPPDESCKSRATKTRSRKR
- the LOC129902609 gene encoding CBL-interacting serine/threonine-protein kinase 8 isoform X2, whose translation is MVIRKVGKYEVGRTIGEGTFAKVKFAQNTETGESVAMKVLDRSTIIKHKMVDQIKQEISIMKLVRHPYVVRLHEVIATRTKIYIILEFITGGELFDKIVHHGRLSEAESRRYFQQLIDGVDYCHIKGVYHRDLKPENLLLDSQGNLKISDFGLSASPGEGVNILKTTCGTPNYVAPEVLSHKGYDGAVADIWSCGVILYVLMAGYLPFDEVDLTTLYAKIDKAEFSCPSWFPVGAKSLIHRILDPNPQTVLLSTVLLLSNEKEQGK